The stretch of DNA GAGCAGCATGAGTACGCTGAGCAAATCGGCCACCAAGACGATTCCGTAGGGCGGTGGCCAAGAACCGATCGCGACGACGAGGAGTCCATCCCGCGCCACCTGCAGGGTCAACCCGCTGACGAGCACGAGGAGAACGGTTGCGCTCGTGATAGCCACGAAGTGGCTCGCTCGACGGTTGTGGCGAGTCACGAAGAGGAGGAGGCTCGAGCCGAGCGGTAGCAGGAGCGGGAGACTCAGGAGGAGACCCATGCGCGCTCCTCCTCTCCCCGAACCAAGCCGTCCTCCTCGTCTGCCGTGATCGGGCGATGAGCGGGCGCCGGTACCTCACCGAGCCGGTCAGTCGCCGTCAGGTCGTCCAAGTCATCAGTGCGGAGCGCCCGGTACGTCCGGTAGACGAGCGCGACCGCGAAGACCAGCACACCGAAACTGATGACGATGGCTGTCAGGATGAGTGCTTGCGGAAGCGGGTCGGCGCTTGGTAACGAGACTGTCGTTCGACCCTCCGGGACGAGGGGCGGACGCCCGCGCACGAGGCCTCCGGCAAGGAAGATCAGAAGATTCGCCCCGTTTCCCAACAAGATCAGGCCGACGAGCATCTTGACGATGCTGCGGCGCAACAAAAGGTACAACCCAGCGCCGTACAGGACACCGATCATCGCGACGAAGAAAAGTTCCATCGTTCACTCCTCAGCGAAAGCGAAGAGCATGGTCAACGTCGCGCCGATGACTGTCAGGTACACCCCGATATCGAAAAGGAGCGGTGTGCCGAGATCGACGCGGAGATTGCCGGGAAGAGGCACGCCGATCCAGAGGCCGGTGAGGAAGGATGTCCTGTTGATCCAGGCGAAGAGCCCGCTCGCCGCGGCGAACGCGAGGCCAATGGCGACCAACGTCAGTGGTTGCACGCGGAGGAGTCGCTGGGCTGTGCGCAGGCTATAACCGAAAGTGAGGAGGGCGAAGCCGGTCGATGCGATCAAACCACCAGCGAAGCCGCCACCTGGCTCGTGATGTCCGCGCAACAGCAGGAAGAGGCTGAAAAGCAAGAGAAGCGGTGAGATCCAGCGGACGGCTGTTCGCAAGATGATCGAGGGAAGGGTACTCACGTTCCTTCCTCCTTCTGCCGACGCCGGTAAAGCAAGGCTGTCACTCCGAGACCGGCCAAGCCCAGCACGGTGATCTCACCGAGCGTGTCCAGGGCACGGAAATCGACCAGGATGACATTGACCACGTTCCGCCCGTGTGCCGCCGGGTAGCTCTGCTCGAGGAAGAAGGTCGAAATGCGCTCGCGAGCCGGGGAACCGATCATCAGGAACGCGAAAAGGCTCATCGTCATCCCAAAAAGCATGGCGACGATCGCATCGCGG from Thermomicrobium roseum DSM 5159 encodes:
- a CDS encoding Na+/H+ antiporter subunit C, translating into MELFFVAMIGVLYGAGLYLLLRRSIVKMLVGLILLGNGANLLIFLAGGLVRGRPPLVPEGRTTVSLPSADPLPQALILTAIVISFGVLVFAVALVYRTYRALRTDDLDDLTATDRLGEVPAPAHRPITADEEDGLVRGEEERAWVSS
- a CDS encoding Na+/H+ antiporter subunit B; the protein is MSTLPSIILRTAVRWISPLLLLFSLFLLLRGHHEPGGGFAGGLIASTGFALLTFGYSLRTAQRLLRVQPLTLVAIGLAFAAASGLFAWINRTSFLTGLWIGVPLPGNLRVDLGTPLLFDIGVYLTVIGATLTMLFAFAEE